From a region of the Burkholderia lata genome:
- a CDS encoding 3-hydroxyacyl-CoA dehydrogenase — protein MAVSSAHSVNSGALAPSVVVGVIGAGAMGAGIAQVAAAAGHTVLLYDLNEAACDKALAGIRAQFARLAEKGRLEPAQADAAGARIRAVRELADFAGAALIVEAAAERLDVKREIFATLERHVDDACLLATNTSSISITSIAAGLRVPQRVAGLHFFNPAPLMALVEVVSGLATAPEVAQVLYATAAAWGKRPVMAKSTPGFIVNRVARPYYAEALRVLNEQGGAPASIDAVMREAGGFRMGPFELMDLIGHDVNFAVTESVFRAYFNDPRYTPSLIQQELVNAGFLGRKSGRGFYSYADGATPPAPELEAPRDAPADVALFVEDGPAAALHARFAERIPGARQAGAHADDLLATAGRASIALTDGRTATARAAQTGVADLVLVDLARDYAQAGLVALTRALQCSDAAYADAVGQFQQAGFRVVGVADVPGMVAMRTVAMLANEAADTVNQGVCSPADLDLAMEKGVNYPCGPLAWADAIGIGRVHRVLSNLAASYGEDRYRVSPLIAALHAAGRTFRS, from the coding sequence ATGGCTGTTTCTTCTGCACATTCGGTGAACTCGGGCGCGCTGGCGCCGTCGGTCGTCGTCGGCGTGATCGGTGCCGGCGCGATGGGCGCGGGCATTGCGCAGGTCGCGGCGGCGGCCGGCCATACGGTGCTGCTGTACGACCTGAACGAAGCCGCCTGCGACAAGGCGCTGGCCGGCATCCGCGCGCAGTTCGCGCGGCTCGCGGAGAAGGGCCGGCTCGAACCGGCCCAGGCCGATGCGGCCGGCGCCCGGATTCGCGCGGTGCGTGAACTGGCCGATTTCGCGGGCGCCGCACTGATCGTCGAGGCGGCGGCCGAGCGGCTCGACGTGAAGCGCGAGATCTTCGCGACCCTTGAGCGCCATGTCGACGACGCGTGCCTGCTGGCCACCAACACGTCGTCGATCTCGATCACGTCGATCGCGGCCGGGCTGCGCGTGCCGCAGCGCGTCGCCGGCCTGCATTTCTTCAACCCGGCGCCGCTGATGGCGCTCGTCGAGGTGGTGAGCGGGCTCGCGACCGCGCCCGAGGTCGCGCAGGTGCTATATGCCACCGCCGCCGCATGGGGCAAGCGGCCCGTGATGGCGAAATCGACGCCGGGCTTCATCGTGAACCGCGTCGCGCGGCCGTATTACGCGGAGGCGCTGCGCGTGCTGAACGAGCAGGGCGGCGCGCCGGCATCGATCGACGCGGTAATGCGCGAGGCCGGCGGCTTCCGGATGGGGCCGTTCGAGCTGATGGACCTGATCGGCCACGACGTGAACTTCGCGGTGACCGAATCGGTGTTCCGCGCGTACTTCAACGATCCGCGCTACACGCCGTCGCTGATCCAGCAGGAGCTCGTGAACGCGGGCTTCCTCGGGCGCAAGTCGGGTCGCGGCTTCTATTCGTATGCGGATGGCGCGACGCCGCCCGCGCCCGAGCTCGAAGCGCCGCGCGATGCGCCGGCCGACGTCGCCCTGTTTGTGGAGGACGGTCCGGCCGCCGCGCTGCATGCGCGCTTCGCCGAACGTATTCCGGGCGCCCGGCAGGCCGGCGCGCATGCCGACGACCTGCTCGCGACGGCCGGCCGTGCATCGATCGCGCTGACCGACGGCCGCACCGCGACCGCGCGTGCCGCGCAGACGGGCGTCGCCGATCTCGTGCTGGTCGACCTTGCACGCGATTACGCACAGGCCGGGCTCGTTGCGCTGACGCGCGCGCTCCAGTGCAGCGATGCGGCCTATGCGGACGCGGTCGGCCAGTTCCAGCAGGCGGGCTTCCGCGTCGTCGGCGTCGCGGACGTGCCGGGCATGGTCGCGATGCGCACCGTCGCGATGCTCGCGAACGAGGCGGCCGACACGGTGAACCAAGGCGTGTGCTCGCCCGCCGATCTCGATCTGGCGATGGAGAAGGGCGTGAACTACCCGTGCGGCCCGCTCGCGTGGGCCGATGCGATCGGCATCGGCCGCGTGCATCGCGTGCTGTCGAACCTGGCGGCGAGCTACGGCGAGGACCGCTATCGCGTGTCGCCGCTCATCGCCGCGCTGCATGCGGCCGGCCGCACGTTTCGCTCGTAG
- a CDS encoding hydroxyacid dehydrogenase produces the protein MTRVFVTHPSGMLDRYFGAKAMRALQAIADVTCNPLDRELDTDELVAAAQGCDAMIAYRQTPAPHALFAGLPALAAFLRCAVDIRTVDVDAASAFGVLVTQASPGFAPAVAEWVIGAMIDLARGIGRYASDYHRGMPPVPQMGRELRGSTLGLIGYGQIARHLAPIATALGMRVLVSDPYVRVDAPMLEQVDFAALLQAADFVVCLAPATPATANLIDAGAFAAMKRGAYFINASRGELVDEQALSEALDTGRLAGSALDVGRAADQMPTPALAAHPRVIATPHVGGLTLPAVEHQALETVDQLTALLDGNMPRGAVNAAHATRLERWRTAGADAGPGAR, from the coding sequence ATGACACGTGTCTTCGTCACGCATCCGTCGGGGATGCTCGACCGCTATTTCGGCGCGAAGGCGATGCGCGCGCTACAGGCGATCGCGGACGTCACGTGCAACCCGCTCGATCGCGAGCTGGACACGGACGAACTGGTCGCGGCCGCGCAGGGTTGCGATGCGATGATCGCGTACCGGCAGACGCCCGCGCCGCATGCGCTGTTCGCCGGGCTACCCGCACTGGCGGCGTTCCTGCGCTGCGCGGTCGATATCCGCACCGTCGATGTCGACGCGGCGAGCGCGTTCGGCGTGCTGGTCACGCAGGCGAGCCCCGGCTTTGCGCCGGCGGTCGCCGAGTGGGTGATCGGCGCGATGATCGATCTCGCGCGCGGTATCGGCCGTTATGCATCGGACTACCACCGCGGGATGCCGCCCGTGCCGCAGATGGGGCGCGAATTGCGCGGCAGCACGCTCGGCCTGATCGGTTACGGACAGATCGCGCGCCACCTTGCGCCGATTGCGACGGCGCTCGGGATGCGCGTGCTCGTCAGTGATCCCTACGTGCGCGTCGACGCGCCGATGCTTGAGCAGGTCGACTTCGCGGCGCTGTTGCAGGCCGCCGATTTCGTCGTGTGCCTCGCGCCGGCGACGCCGGCCACCGCGAACCTGATCGATGCGGGCGCGTTCGCAGCCATGAAGCGGGGCGCGTATTTCATCAATGCTTCGCGCGGCGAACTGGTCGACGAGCAGGCGCTGTCCGAGGCGCTCGACACCGGCCGGCTCGCGGGCAGTGCCCTCGACGTCGGGCGCGCGGCGGACCAGATGCCGACGCCCGCGCTCGCCGCCCATCCGCGCGTGATCGCGACGCCGCATGTCGGTGGCCTGACGCTGCCCGCGGTCGAGCACCAGGCGCTCGAGACGGTCGATCAGCTCACCGCACTGCTCGACGGAAACATGCCGCGCGGCGCCGTCAACGCCGCGCACGCAACGCGTCTGGAGCGCTGGCGCACGGCAGGGGCAGATGCTGGACCGGGCGCGCGATGA
- a CDS encoding transporter substrate-binding and LysM peptidoglycan-binding domain-containing protein, which translates to MKKLLGAIAFLVVLVGVWIVHQGGLSTLIPAHDAAPGSTSAQSGDTGQSAQTSPSSNVLPAGFTPQASTLKSIAENGIVRISVQNPSEPFFGEDKGAPHGFNVEFARLLFADPSFSHGGKPVAVDTRHEVDTYPGVPKQLLDTDAKGNHVVDVAMDGLTFPDNTPSGVVYSVPYVDDFGYSLIVRQGSAIRSTDDLAGKTVGILKGDPDVRAFVTRQYPNVKFVEVDDSDPAFIAKSIDGHTVDAFIYDYPFAVSSIKDTDLKFAVTKLDGSNIAYKIGVRADDQDLLIYLNAAIAKLKQSPQYLDLLRKYFVSDQAVTTAAASGEHTYVVKAGDTLNMIAASKLGSGQRYREIQRRNNLANPNLILAGQHLVIPVR; encoded by the coding sequence ATGAAAAAACTTCTTGGCGCCATCGCATTCCTGGTCGTGCTCGTCGGCGTATGGATCGTGCATCAGGGCGGCCTGTCGACGCTGATTCCCGCGCATGACGCGGCCCCGGGCTCGACGTCCGCGCAAAGTGGCGACACCGGGCAGTCCGCGCAGACATCGCCGTCGTCCAACGTACTGCCGGCCGGCTTCACGCCGCAGGCCAGCACGCTGAAATCGATTGCCGAAAACGGCATCGTGCGGATCTCCGTGCAGAACCCGAGCGAACCGTTCTTCGGCGAGGACAAGGGCGCGCCGCACGGCTTCAACGTCGAGTTCGCGCGGCTGCTGTTCGCGGATCCGTCGTTCTCGCACGGCGGCAAGCCGGTGGCCGTCGATACGCGTCACGAGGTCGACACCTATCCGGGCGTGCCGAAGCAGCTGCTCGATACGGACGCGAAGGGGAACCACGTGGTCGACGTGGCGATGGACGGGCTGACGTTCCCGGACAACACGCCGTCGGGTGTGGTCTATTCGGTGCCGTACGTCGACGATTTCGGCTACTCGCTGATCGTGCGGCAAGGCTCCGCGATCCGCTCGACCGACGATCTCGCGGGCAAGACGGTCGGCATCCTGAAGGGCGACCCGGACGTGCGCGCGTTCGTCACGCGCCAGTATCCGAACGTGAAGTTCGTCGAGGTCGACGATTCCGATCCGGCGTTCATCGCGAAGAGCATCGACGGTCATACGGTCGACGCGTTCATCTACGACTATCCGTTCGCGGTCAGCTCGATCAAGGACACCGACCTGAAGTTCGCGGTGACCAAGCTCGACGGCTCGAACATCGCGTACAAGATCGGCGTGCGCGCGGACGACCAGGATCTGCTGATCTACCTGAATGCCGCGATCGCGAAGCTCAAGCAGTCGCCGCAGTATCTCGACCTGCTGCGCAAGTACTTCGTCAGCGACCAGGCGGTGACGACTGCGGCCGCGTCGGGCGAACACACGTATGTGGTGAAGGCGGGCGACACGCTGAACATGATCGCGGCGAGCAAGCTCGGCAGCGGCCAGCGTTATCGCGAGATTCAACGCCGGAACAACCTCGCCAATCCGAACCTGATCCTGGCGGGCCAGCACCTCGTGATTCCGGTGCGGTAA
- a CDS encoding TRAP transporter large permease subunit produces the protein METCSVSGAAAAPGAGRPARRVARVLDAMLRAIEYVSAVVLAVDVLVVFVSVVCRYFLHDPLDWTEEVASALMIVLVFFGAATVLGRSQHVGIDLFRGWFPARWQGALVQVGHWIVAAVSLNLLVSSCQLLADSYDQLTPGGLPGWINVYPMMFGALFMTVFALANALDAPRRRVAGTLACCTVFAAALYGWNALVPAHAIAPGMLLAAGFVGGLVLGVPIGFVLAFSALLYFLADPTLPLLVYSQQVMAGADHFVLLAVPFFVLAGLLMESNGMSARLVELLLRIFGRVRGGLGLIVILATACFSGVSGSKLADIAAVGGVVMPAVRRARQDPDETAALLACSAVMAETIPPCVNMIIMGFVANISIAGLFVAGIVPAAVLAASLAVVTVITGRRIDVSAVFTERRAWLPLAGGALVVLVMVAMIGKGVTSGIATSTEVSAFAVVYALVAGWLAFRELTWRTVGRVFVRAASMAGGILFIVAAASSVSFALSIEQIPALVSGTMTAFAHQYGATMFLLLAALVMVVFGAVLEGAPALIIFGPLLAPIALQLGINPLHFGTVVVVAMGLGLFAPPVGLGLFTTCAITGTDVRHVARPMVKYLLVLVAALVALILVPAFSLWLPARFGL, from the coding sequence ATGGAGACCTGTTCCGTTTCGGGCGCCGCGGCGGCGCCTGGCGCCGGCCGTCCGGCACGCCGCGTCGCGCGTGTGCTGGACGCGATGCTGCGCGCGATCGAGTATGTGTCCGCGGTGGTGCTGGCTGTCGATGTGCTCGTCGTGTTCGTGTCGGTCGTGTGCCGTTATTTCCTGCACGACCCGCTCGACTGGACCGAAGAGGTCGCGAGTGCGCTGATGATCGTGCTGGTGTTTTTCGGCGCGGCGACGGTGCTCGGGCGCAGCCAGCACGTCGGCATCGACCTGTTTCGCGGCTGGTTCCCCGCGCGCTGGCAGGGCGCGCTCGTGCAGGTCGGCCACTGGATCGTCGCGGCCGTCTCGCTGAACCTGCTGGTGTCGTCGTGCCAGCTGCTGGCCGATTCGTACGACCAGTTGACGCCGGGCGGGCTGCCGGGCTGGATCAACGTGTACCCGATGATGTTCGGCGCGCTGTTCATGACCGTGTTCGCGCTTGCGAATGCGCTCGACGCGCCGCGCCGCCGGGTGGCCGGCACGCTCGCGTGCTGCACGGTATTCGCGGCCGCGCTGTACGGATGGAATGCACTGGTGCCGGCACACGCGATCGCGCCGGGCATGCTGCTGGCCGCCGGTTTCGTCGGCGGGCTCGTGCTGGGCGTGCCGATCGGTTTCGTGCTCGCGTTCTCGGCGCTGCTGTATTTCCTGGCCGACCCGACACTGCCGCTGCTCGTCTATTCGCAGCAGGTCATGGCCGGTGCCGATCACTTCGTGCTGCTCGCCGTGCCGTTCTTCGTGCTGGCCGGGCTGCTGATGGAATCGAACGGCATGTCCGCACGGCTCGTCGAACTGCTGCTGCGGATCTTCGGGCGCGTGCGCGGCGGGCTCGGGCTGATCGTGATTCTCGCGACGGCCTGCTTTTCCGGCGTGTCGGGCTCCAAGCTCGCCGACATCGCGGCAGTCGGCGGCGTCGTGATGCCGGCGGTGCGCCGTGCGCGCCAGGATCCCGACGAAACGGCGGCACTGCTCGCGTGCAGCGCGGTGATGGCCGAGACCATCCCGCCCTGCGTGAACATGATCATCATGGGCTTCGTCGCGAACATCTCGATTGCCGGCCTGTTCGTCGCGGGCATCGTGCCGGCTGCGGTGCTCGCCGCATCGCTCGCGGTGGTCACGGTGATCACCGGGCGCAGGATCGACGTCTCGGCGGTGTTCACGGAACGCCGCGCGTGGCTGCCGCTCGCGGGCGGCGCGCTGGTCGTGCTGGTGATGGTCGCGATGATCGGCAAGGGCGTGACGTCGGGGATCGCGACGTCGACGGAAGTCTCCGCGTTCGCGGTGGTCTATGCGCTCGTGGCGGGCTGGCTCGCGTTTCGCGAACTGACCTGGCGTACGGTCGGGCGCGTGTTCGTGCGCGCCGCGTCGATGGCTGGCGGCATCCTGTTCATCGTTGCCGCGGCGTCGAGTGTGTCGTTCGCACTGTCGATCGAGCAAATTCCGGCGCTGGTCTCGGGCACAATGACCGCGTTCGCCCACCAGTACGGCGCGACGATGTTCCTGCTGCTCGCGGCGCTCGTCATGGTCGTGTTCGGTGCGGTGCTCGAGGGTGCGCCGGCGCTGATCATCTTCGGGCCGCTGCTTGCGCCGATCGCGCTGCAGCTGGGCATCAACCCGCTGCATTTCGGCACGGTCGTGGTGGTGGCGATGGGGCTCGGCCTGTTCGCGCCGCCGGTAGGGCTCGGTCTGTTCACGACCTGCGCGATCACGGGCACCGACGTCCGGCACGTTGCGCGGCCGATGGTGAAATATCTGCTGGTGCTGGTCGCCGCCCTCGTGGCGCTGATTCTCGTGCCGGCGTTTTCGTTGTGGCTGCCGGCCCGTTTCGGCCTGTAG
- a CDS encoding LacI family DNA-binding transcriptional regulator yields MSTIQDVARHAAVSVSTVSNVLNGRTDQMKQETLERVKAAMEVLQYRPSTLARQLKTGQTPLVGLLVPSMANPMYGYIAREVEACAQERYGHRVLIGNTYRDAKKEASFFDDLFAHGVRRVIVISSLADESHLERAAERGMTVVSYDRRATPGELSKVEHVTADNEAAARLATRCLVDAGHRRLAFATVAGMTVSRSDKIRGFLETARDAGIEAHAQVLDGGPANEYGDAVIVDVGRALGVALAADPARPTGIVAVNDLFALGLMAGLRDGGLRVPDDVSVVGMDGHFLSAISNPALTTVQLPVTEMAEDMVRRVMRSDGDTPLAPESHVFSGVTLIERASVASPPPADHAQGGAA; encoded by the coding sequence ATGAGTACGATTCAGGACGTGGCCCGTCATGCGGCCGTATCGGTCAGCACGGTTTCGAACGTGCTCAACGGCCGCACCGACCAGATGAAGCAGGAAACGCTCGAACGCGTGAAGGCCGCGATGGAAGTGCTGCAGTACCGGCCCAGCACGCTGGCGCGCCAGCTCAAGACGGGGCAGACGCCGCTCGTCGGGCTGCTGGTGCCGTCGATGGCGAACCCGATGTACGGCTACATCGCGCGCGAAGTCGAGGCCTGCGCGCAGGAACGGTACGGTCATCGCGTGCTGATCGGCAATACGTATCGCGATGCGAAGAAAGAGGCGTCGTTCTTCGACGACCTGTTCGCGCATGGCGTGCGGCGCGTGATCGTGATCTCGTCGCTGGCCGACGAAAGCCACCTCGAGCGCGCGGCCGAGCGCGGGATGACGGTCGTGAGCTACGACCGGCGCGCGACGCCCGGCGAGCTGTCGAAGGTTGAACACGTCACGGCCGACAACGAGGCCGCCGCGCGGCTCGCGACGCGTTGCCTCGTCGATGCGGGACACCGGCGGCTCGCGTTCGCGACGGTCGCCGGCATGACCGTGAGCCGCAGCGACAAGATCCGCGGCTTTCTCGAAACGGCGCGCGATGCGGGCATCGAGGCCCACGCACAGGTGCTCGACGGCGGCCCCGCGAACGAGTACGGCGACGCGGTGATCGTCGACGTGGGGCGCGCGCTGGGCGTCGCGCTTGCCGCCGATCCGGCGCGGCCGACCGGCATCGTCGCGGTCAACGACCTGTTCGCGCTTGGCCTGATGGCCGGGTTGCGTGACGGCGGCCTGCGCGTGCCGGACGACGTGTCGGTCGTCGGGATGGACGGTCACTTCCTGTCGGCGATTTCGAATCCGGCGCTGACCACGGTGCAACTGCCCGTTACCGAGATGGCCGAGGACATGGTGCGGCGCGTGATGCGGTCGGACGGCGACACGCCACTGGCGCCCGAGTCGCACGTGTTCTCCGGGGTGACCCTCATCGAGCGCGCATCGGTCGCGTCGCCGCCGCCGGCGGACCACGCGCAAGGAGGGGCGGCATGA
- a CDS encoding TRAP transporter substrate-binding protein, producing MNTYTRRRFLQTVSAATLAAAGGLPEAVRAQPVVTLRCSSSMPADQNAAHYVWYERLAANLKASVGDAIRVDYFPNSQLGKESDVAQQVKIGAIDMMIAGSSIWATVAPELGMLDLGYLFDSYAHVAKVLDGPVGASLNALLQKRAGCSVLTWGSHFGGRCVFTKQPVLALQGLKGTKLRVLPTPAFMDTFKAMGAVPTPIPFGELYMAVQTGVVDGLEHDPATVLASKFDEVVKSCWQSHHVFAAMTVVMGRRALDRIPANLRPAFDRAVADATVQQRAIAAQKADQAEQALKQHGMSFHPMAAAERAALRQTMHDRLYTAFATQYPATAPLFPAIAAVRG from the coding sequence ATGAATACCTACACCCGGCGGCGCTTTCTGCAGACGGTGTCCGCCGCCACGCTCGCGGCTGCAGGCGGCTTGCCGGAAGCCGTGCGCGCGCAGCCGGTCGTGACGCTGCGTTGCTCGTCGTCGATGCCGGCTGACCAGAACGCCGCGCACTACGTGTGGTACGAGCGTCTTGCCGCAAACCTGAAGGCGAGTGTCGGCGACGCGATCCGGGTCGACTACTTCCCGAACAGCCAGCTCGGCAAGGAGAGCGATGTCGCGCAGCAGGTCAAGATCGGTGCGATCGACATGATGATCGCGGGTTCGTCGATCTGGGCGACGGTGGCGCCGGAACTCGGCATGCTGGATCTCGGTTATCTGTTCGACAGTTATGCGCATGTCGCGAAAGTGCTCGACGGCCCGGTCGGTGCAAGCCTGAACGCGCTGCTGCAAAAGCGCGCGGGCTGCTCGGTGCTGACCTGGGGCTCGCATTTCGGCGGGCGCTGCGTGTTCACGAAGCAGCCCGTGCTGGCGCTGCAGGGGCTGAAGGGCACGAAGCTTCGGGTGCTGCCGACGCCGGCGTTCATGGACACCTTCAAGGCGATGGGGGCGGTGCCGACACCGATTCCGTTCGGCGAGCTGTACATGGCCGTGCAGACGGGCGTTGTCGACGGGCTCGAGCACGATCCCGCCACGGTGCTCGCGAGCAAGTTCGACGAGGTGGTGAAATCGTGCTGGCAATCGCATCACGTGTTTGCCGCGATGACCGTGGTGATGGGGCGACGCGCGCTCGACCGGATTCCGGCGAACCTGCGCCCCGCGTTCGATCGCGCGGTGGCCGACGCAACCGTGCAGCAGCGCGCGATTGCCGCGCAGAAGGCCGACCAGGCCGAGCAGGCGCTGAAGCAGCACGGCATGAGCTTCCATCCGATGGCGGCAGCCGAACGCGCGGCGTTGCGGCAGACGATGCACGACCGGCTCTATACGGCATTCGCCACGCAGTATCCGGCGACCGCGCCGCTGTTTCCGGCGATTGCCGCCGTGCGGGGCTGA
- a CDS encoding amidohydrolase family protein — protein sequence MRPDAPTGRPAHACDCHIHIYDDAYPLAPTATFRPPHAPVDAYRRVQQTLGLARVVIVQPTGYGVDNRCLLDALAAFGQQARGVATLPVDVPDAELARLHAAGVRGVRFMMLAGGLARWDELERMAARIAPLGWHVDLQLDGRTLPEVVPLLSALQARVVIDHTGKFLTPVAPDAPEFLALRRLLDRGHAWVKLSAPYETSRSGAPGYDDVARLAAVLARHHSARCVWGSNWPHPNASPVPDDLRLLGWLDDCTADDAVSRAILVDNPAVLYGF from the coding sequence ATGAGACCCGACGCGCCCACCGGTCGGCCGGCCCACGCGTGCGATTGCCACATCCACATCTATGACGATGCCTATCCGCTCGCGCCGACGGCGACGTTCCGTCCGCCGCACGCGCCGGTGGATGCGTATCGCCGGGTGCAGCAGACGCTCGGCCTTGCCCGCGTCGTGATCGTGCAGCCGACCGGCTATGGGGTCGACAACCGTTGCCTGCTCGACGCGCTGGCTGCATTCGGCCAGCAGGCGCGCGGCGTCGCGACGTTGCCGGTCGACGTGCCGGATGCCGAGCTGGCGCGGTTGCACGCGGCGGGCGTGCGCGGCGTCCGGTTCATGATGTTGGCGGGCGGCCTGGCGCGGTGGGACGAACTGGAGCGGATGGCCGCGCGGATCGCGCCGCTTGGCTGGCACGTCGACCTGCAGCTCGACGGCCGCACGCTGCCCGAGGTCGTGCCGTTGCTGTCCGCGCTACAGGCGCGTGTCGTGATCGATCACACGGGCAAGTTCCTGACGCCCGTCGCGCCGGATGCGCCCGAGTTTCTCGCGCTGCGGCGCCTGCTCGACCGTGGCCACGCATGGGTGAAGCTGTCCGCGCCGTACGAGACGTCGCGCTCGGGCGCGCCCGGTTACGACGATGTCGCGCGTCTCGCCGCCGTTTTGGCGCGTCACCATTCGGCGCGGTGCGTATGGGGCAGCAACTGGCCGCACCCGAACGCGTCGCCGGTGCCCGACGACCTGCGCCTGCTCGGCTGGCTGGACGACTGCACGGCGGACGATGCGGTGAGCCGCGCGATTCTGGTCGACAACCCGGCCGTACTTTACGGATTCTGA
- a CDS encoding calcium:proton antiporter yields MPLSSNQLPRWTLVAPLAAWLVLALSRVVPAEGLLIAVFAAALAGAVFAAVHHAEVVAHRVGEPFGTLVLAVAVTVIEVALIVSVMLGAGPEKSGLARDTVFAAVMIICNGIVGICLLVGAWKHGEQDFQGRGASKALAVLASLSVLSLVMPNYLNAAPGPFFSKSQLAFAGVSSLVLYGAFVFVQTVRHRDYFLAAHDSANEAVHAAAPSNRTALIRLVLLFVSLISVVLLAKLLSPAVEHAVMKLGAPEAAVGIVIAALVLLPEALAAVTAARANRLQTSMNLALGSALASIGLTIPTVAAVFIWVGQPLTLGIGPMETVLLALTLLVSTLTLSQGRTTVLHGVVHLSLFAAYLFLSITH; encoded by the coding sequence ATGCCGCTCTCGTCCAACCAGCTCCCGCGCTGGACCCTCGTGGCCCCGCTTGCCGCATGGCTGGTCCTCGCGCTGTCGCGCGTCGTGCCGGCCGAAGGCCTCCTCATCGCGGTGTTCGCCGCCGCACTCGCCGGCGCCGTGTTCGCCGCCGTCCACCATGCCGAAGTCGTCGCGCACCGCGTCGGCGAGCCGTTCGGCACGCTCGTGCTCGCGGTCGCCGTGACCGTCATCGAAGTCGCGCTGATCGTGTCGGTGATGCTCGGCGCGGGCCCGGAGAAATCGGGCCTCGCGCGCGACACCGTGTTCGCCGCCGTGATGATCATCTGCAACGGCATCGTCGGTATCTGCCTGCTGGTCGGCGCGTGGAAGCACGGCGAACAGGACTTCCAGGGCCGTGGCGCCAGCAAGGCGCTCGCGGTACTGGCGTCGCTGTCGGTGCTGTCGCTCGTGATGCCGAACTACCTGAACGCCGCACCGGGCCCGTTCTTCTCGAAATCGCAGCTCGCGTTCGCCGGCGTGTCGTCGCTCGTGCTGTACGGCGCATTCGTGTTCGTGCAGACCGTGCGCCATCGCGACTACTTCCTCGCCGCGCACGACAGCGCGAACGAGGCGGTGCACGCGGCGGCGCCGAGCAACCGCACTGCGCTGATCCGCCTGGTGCTGCTGTTCGTGAGTCTCATCTCGGTCGTGCTGCTCGCGAAGCTGCTGTCACCGGCCGTCGAGCATGCGGTGATGAAGCTCGGTGCGCCCGAGGCCGCGGTCGGTATCGTGATCGCCGCGCTCGTGCTGCTGCCGGAAGCGCTCGCGGCCGTTACCGCCGCGCGCGCGAATCGCCTGCAGACCAGCATGAACCTCGCGCTCGGTTCGGCGCTCGCGAGTATCGGGCTCACGATCCCGACCGTCGCGGCCGTGTTCATCTGGGTCGGCCAGCCGCTCACGCTCGGCATCGGTCCGATGGAAACCGTGCTGCTGGCGCTCACCCTGCTGGTCAGCACGCTGACGCTCAGCCAGGGGCGCACGACGGTGCTGCACGGCGTCGTGCACCTGTCGCTGTTCGCCGCTTACCTGTTCCTGTCGATCACGCACTGA